The following are from one region of the Deltaproteobacteria bacterium genome:
- a CDS encoding glutamine synthetase translates to MSKSVSMNPNRLVQYLQKPAEEFTKTDLIKFIKENNIEIVNFRYVGGDGNLKTLNFVINSEEHLDQLLAIGERVDGSSLFTYVDAASSDLYVIPRYKTAFVNPFSSIPAVDILCSYYTYEGELLPSAPENILRKAQQVLKKKTGMTLEALGELEYYIIYEPDSDFYPVSSQKGYQESSPFCKFEKLRCEIMQAIVQAGGKVKYGHSEVGNISDGNRKMEQHEVEFLPTQLEDAADQLAIAKWMIRMLGQKYGVSITFAPKIIVGHAGSGLHIHTRLLKNKKNMLVKNGKLSDIAKKVIAGYLDLASSLTAFGNTVPTSYLRLVPHQEAPTNICWGERNRSTLIRVPLGWLGKYDMVRKVNPQSKEEIPKFIEKQTIELRSADGSANVYLLLAGMAVAARHGLEMEDSLKLAEKLRVNVNIFSPEYEKLQEKLPHLPSSCWESAEVLLKDREIYQAYNVFPAGAIDNIAKKLRDYDDKNLSEKLYGKEEEIEKLVKKYLHC, encoded by the coding sequence ATGAGTAAATCTGTATCTATGAATCCCAATAGATTAGTACAATATTTACAAAAACCAGCGGAGGAATTCACTAAAACAGACCTAATTAAATTCATAAAAGAAAATAACATTGAAATAGTTAACTTTAGATATGTAGGTGGAGATGGTAATCTAAAAACACTCAATTTCGTAATTAATAGCGAAGAACATTTAGATCAACTATTGGCTATAGGAGAAAGAGTTGATGGTTCAAGCCTTTTTACCTATGTAGATGCAGCCTCCAGCGATTTATATGTCATTCCTCGCTACAAAACAGCTTTTGTAAACCCATTCTCCTCTATTCCTGCTGTGGACATACTATGTTCTTATTATACATACGAAGGGGAACTCTTACCCAGTGCTCCGGAAAACATACTAAGAAAAGCGCAACAAGTACTAAAAAAGAAAACAGGAATGACATTAGAAGCTTTAGGAGAGTTGGAATATTATATCATTTATGAACCAGATAGTGATTTTTATCCAGTTAGTTCTCAAAAGGGTTATCAAGAATCCTCCCCATTTTGCAAGTTTGAAAAGCTAAGATGTGAAATTATGCAAGCTATTGTTCAAGCGGGAGGAAAGGTAAAATATGGTCATTCCGAAGTGGGCAATATTTCCGATGGAAACCGTAAAATGGAACAACATGAAGTTGAGTTTCTTCCTACACAATTAGAGGATGCGGCAGATCAACTCGCTATTGCAAAGTGGATGATAAGAATGTTGGGGCAAAAATATGGAGTTTCTATAACCTTTGCTCCTAAGATTATAGTAGGACATGCTGGAAGCGGTTTGCACATTCACACCCGACTGCTCAAAAATAAAAAAAATATGTTGGTAAAAAATGGCAAATTAAGTGATATAGCCAAAAAGGTTATTGCGGGGTACTTGGATTTAGCTTCTTCATTGACTGCTTTTGGTAATACTGTTCCTACTTCCTATTTAAGATTAGTTCCCCATCAAGAAGCACCAACCAACATCTGCTGGGGGGAGAGAAACCGCTCTACACTCATTAGGGTACCTTTGGGATGGTTAGGCAAGTATGATATGGTTAGGAAAGTTAATCCTCAAAGCAAAGAAGAAATTCCAAAGTTTATTGAGAAGCAGACCATAGAACTTCGATCTGCTGACGGTTCAGCTAATGTCTACTTATTGTTAGCAGGGATGGCAGTAGCCGCCCGTCATGGATTGGAGATGGAAGATTCATTGAAATTGGCTGAAAAGCTTCGTGTAAATGTGAATATCTTTTCCCCAGAATATGAAAAACTTCAGGAAAAGTTACCTCATTTACCATCTTCATGTTGGGAATCAGCCGAAGTTCTCTTAAAGGATAGGGAAATATATCAAGCATATAATGTTTTCCCAGCGGGCGCAATTGATAATATAGCAAAAAAGCTCCGTGATTACGATGATAAAAACTTGAGTGAAAAGCTTTATGGCAAAGAAGAAGAAATTGAAAAGTTGGTTAAAAAATACCTGCATTGTTAA
- a CDS encoding glutamine synthetase: MRKDEAKEFVLKTVKEYDVKFIRFWFTDILGFVKSFAIPVEGLEKALEEGMGFDGSSIEGFVRIEESDMIARPDPNTFTLLPWRPKEKAVAKMFCDIYWPDGRPFEGDPRYILKRNMKKAQDMGFTYYVGPELEYFYFKSAENPEPLDQGGYFDMPPQELATGLKRETILTLEEMGIPVEYSHHEVAPSQHEIDLHYTDALTMADNMMTHRIVVKHIAIEHGVYATFMPKPLFGVNGNGMHVHQSLFKGDTNVFFDPNDEYHLSKTGKSYLAGLLIYAPEITAVICQWANSYKRLIPGFEAPAYICWGRRNRSALVRVPEYEPGKEKATRLELRAADPACNPYLTFSTMLGAGLKGIESNLEPPEPVEEDVFTLSKEERKKRNIGLMPGNLGEAAALMKKSYLMKEVLGDHAFEAFLRNKEKEWNEYRSQVTEYEIKKYLPIL; encoded by the coding sequence ATGAGGAAAGATGAAGCAAAGGAATTTGTTTTAAAAACAGTAAAGGAATACGATGTTAAATTTATAAGGTTTTGGTTTACCGACATTTTAGGCTTTGTAAAATCTTTCGCCATTCCGGTAGAGGGGTTAGAAAAAGCCCTTGAAGAAGGAATGGGGTTTGATGGCTCATCCATCGAGGGTTTTGTGCGCATAGAAGAAAGTGATATGATTGCAAGACCGGATCCAAACACATTTACATTGCTTCCCTGGAGACCGAAGGAAAAGGCAGTGGCAAAGATGTTCTGCGACATCTACTGGCCAGATGGCAGGCCTTTTGAAGGAGATCCCAGGTATATACTCAAGAGAAATATGAAAAAGGCTCAGGATATGGGATTCACCTACTATGTTGGACCGGAGTTGGAATACTTTTATTTCAAAAGTGCCGAAAATCCAGAGCCTTTAGACCAGGGAGGATATTTTGATATGCCTCCTCAAGAGCTTGCTACAGGGCTCAAGAGAGAAACCATCCTTACATTGGAGGAGATGGGTATTCCAGTAGAATACAGTCATCATGAAGTTGCCCCCTCTCAACACGAGATAGACCTCCATTACACGGATGCGCTTACTATGGCCGATAATATGATGACTCATCGTATAGTGGTAAAACATATAGCAATAGAACATGGAGTGTATGCTACATTCATGCCCAAACCCTTATTCGGTGTAAATGGAAACGGAATGCATGTCCATCAGTCTCTGTTTAAAGGTGATACCAACGTATTTTTCGATCCCAATGATGAATATCACCTTTCAAAGACAGGGAAATCCTACCTTGCAGGACTTTTAATATATGCTCCAGAAATTACTGCTGTCATTTGTCAATGGGCTAACTCATACAAGAGACTTATTCCTGGATTTGAAGCCCCTGCTTATATCTGCTGGGGAAGAAGAAACCGTTCAGCTCTGGTAAGAGTTCCGGAATACGAACCAGGAAAAGAAAAAGCTACTCGCTTAGAGCTTCGTGCGGCGGATCCGGCATGTAATCCTTATCTTACATTCAGTACAATGTTAGGGGCAGGCCTAAAAGGTATAGAGAGCAACTTAGAGCCACCCGAACCAGTAGAAGAGGATGTATTCACTCTTTCAAAAGAAGAGAGAAAGAAGAGAAACATAGGTCTTATGCCCGGAAATTTGGGAGAAGCAGCGGCACTCATGAAAAAGAGCTACTTAATGAAAGAAGTTCTCGGAGATCATGCATTTGAAGCTTTCTTGAGAAATAAGGAAAAGGAATGGAACGAATACAGGTCACAGGTAACAGAATACGAGATAAAGAAGTATTTACCGATTTTGTAA